The Candidatus Cloacimonas sp. genome contains a region encoding:
- the wecB gene encoding UDP-N-acetylglucosamine 2-epimerase (non-hydrolyzing), whose protein sequence is MKIAQIVGARPQFIKLAPLSREVRKRHQEIIIHSGQHYDQQMNEVFFQDLEIPAPDYNLNVGSGSQGIQTANILSALEPVLRKEKPELAIVYGDTNTTLAGALAAAKLGIKTAHIEAGLRSFNKSMPEEINRIVADHLSDILLAPTETALQNADKEGLKKKTFLVGDIMVDSLSFGIRKAKAESNILSYLQLEDKNYCLLTLHRPYNVDDPDNLYYILAGLDSLQRLIIFPVHPRTLNILNNMQHNQFKNIRFIEPQAYLDFLLLMQRSQMIFTDSGGIQKEAYILAKPCVTLRPETEWLETVQTGWNLLLPVNSGHFPLAINDFKPPETHPALFGDNVAEKIMQLLENK, encoded by the coding sequence ATGAAAATAGCGCAAATTGTGGGAGCCAGACCTCAGTTTATAAAATTGGCTCCTCTATCCCGGGAAGTTAGAAAACGCCATCAGGAAATAATTATTCACAGCGGACAGCATTATGACCAGCAAATGAATGAGGTCTTTTTCCAGGATTTGGAGATTCCTGCTCCGGATTATAATCTGAATGTCGGTTCAGGCAGTCAAGGCATCCAAACCGCCAATATATTAAGTGCTTTAGAGCCAGTTTTAAGGAAAGAAAAACCGGAGCTTGCTATTGTTTATGGTGATACCAATACAACTCTGGCAGGAGCTTTGGCAGCTGCTAAACTGGGAATAAAAACTGCTCATATAGAAGCAGGATTACGCAGTTTCAATAAAAGTATGCCCGAAGAAATAAATAGAATCGTAGCTGATCATCTAAGCGATATTTTATTAGCTCCTACAGAAACAGCTTTACAAAATGCCGATAAAGAAGGTCTGAAAAAAAAAACATTTCTGGTAGGAGATATTATGGTGGATTCCCTTTCCTTCGGAATCAGGAAAGCAAAAGCAGAATCCAATATCTTATCATATTTGCAGCTGGAGGATAAAAACTACTGTCTGCTAACTCTGCACAGACCTTATAATGTTGATGATCCTGATAATTTATATTATATTCTTGCAGGATTGGATTCGTTGCAACGCTTAATAATTTTCCCTGTGCACCCCCGCACTTTGAATATTCTAAACAATATGCAGCATAACCAATTTAAAAACATCCGCTTTATTGAACCGCAGGCATATCTTGATTTTTTACTTTTAATGCAACGCTCACAAATGATTTTTACCGATTCAGGGGGAATTCAGAAAGAAGCATATATTTTAGCAAAGCCCTGCGTAACTCTTCGTCCCGAAACAGAATGGCTGGAAACAGTGCAAACCGGATGGAATCTTCTGCTACCTGTAAATTCCGGGCATTTTCCTTTGGCAATAAATGATTTTAAGCCACCGGAAACTCATCCCGCTCTCTTCGGAGACAATGTAGCGGAAAAAATAATGCAGTTGCTGGAAAATAAATAG
- a CDS encoding C25 family cysteine peptidase produces MKKLAALLISMLLISVVLSAEVITTGNGKNSVTIVNDNADETILQFQIGEFEKNRVFIEGEDWFQILLPKEGITQEKGYPELPVFNRSIIIPEQALMAMEVFDIEYKDFQIKVAPSKGVITRNIEPTSVPYIFKDIYRENSFYPQTIADLSEPYILRDFRGITVLTNPFAYNPVTGTLRVYTAFKVRIYPEGIDTVNTLNRSRASLSRSFYSLYENQFLNWNSYRYTPVDDSYGKLLVICHTNFLSQIAPYINWKRQKGIDTELVEFSTIGTTANQLKTYIQNRYNADNSLTFVQLVGDAPQIPTLSYSGGGSDPGFSLVAGSDNYPDIFIGRFSAQTAAEVTAQVNKTILYERDLNTSATWLSKAMGIASAEGSGGQGDNQESDITHTNLIRTDLLNYGYTSVDQIYDPGASASTVTTNVNNGRGFINYVGHGADTYWVTTNFNNTNALALTNGNKVPFIMDVACVNGNFVSQTCFAEAWMRNANGGAVGIYASSINQSWASPMRAQDEVTDLLIAETHTTLGGLYYNGSCKMMDVYSSDGVNMFRTWHIFGDASLQIRSKTPIAMAVSYPSTIGIGTNSVSVSTGVAGALVALTYNNTIYGKAFTNSNGIATVNITNPPTGEMAYTLTVTAFNRVTYTGTLSQINTATPSQPRFVAEWEPAKGSIIRYPVGLPYTMIADLSNNGLLYVVVSSSSQATCNSAFSTNGINMANVRYIITNNDSYWIRDYGPWTIMDGDNNLQLIDFTYNRQRPNDDLVPTAVANFLGVTLYKMNITHTGGNIMTDGQGKAISTNLVLTENASLSQDAINTMFSNYLGVSDYQLYPDPNNNYINHIDCWAKLLDVDKVIIRSVPTNHSQYSAIEAVVAQWQTKLSSYGTPYKIYRVSTPNDEPYTNSFIFNKHIYVPQMGAASDAAALLAYQNAMPGYTVTGYSYSDFESTDAIHCRVNTIFDNQMISVKHLPPVPSSVLQTLTFNVNIAHTNALNQSGTYISWKTGKNGIWQNSSLSLQSNGNWLTNLTAPVIGDTLFYWISATDVSNRNVTLPLCASQDPFMLVGAYVPSLSEPQVQLQIQGSDVRISWNVVPYANNYVIYAADTPQGSFLPVGSTSETYWETSLIAEKKFFKIIAQRVVR; encoded by the coding sequence ATGAAGAAATTGGCAGCTTTGCTAATCTCTATGTTACTCATATCTGTTGTTTTGAGTGCAGAAGTGATAACTACCGGCAACGGAAAAAACTCCGTTACTATTGTTAATGATAATGCAGATGAAACTATCCTGCAATTCCAGATAGGTGAATTTGAGAAAAACAGGGTTTTTATTGAAGGTGAGGATTGGTTTCAAATCCTTTTACCTAAAGAAGGGATAACTCAAGAAAAGGGTTATCCCGAACTCCCTGTTTTTAACCGAAGTATCATCATTCCGGAACAGGCATTGATGGCGATGGAGGTCTTTGACATTGAGTATAAGGACTTCCAAATTAAAGTAGCTCCTTCCAAGGGAGTGATAACTCGTAATATAGAGCCAACTTCCGTTCCTTACATTTTTAAAGATATATATCGTGAAAATTCATTCTATCCTCAAACAATTGCGGATTTATCAGAACCATATATTTTAAGAGATTTTCGGGGAATAACTGTTTTAACTAATCCCTTTGCCTACAATCCGGTAACGGGAACTTTAAGAGTTTACACAGCATTTAAAGTGAGAATTTATCCTGAAGGCATTGATACCGTAAACACTTTAAACCGTTCGCGCGCCTCTCTTTCCCGCAGTTTTTATTCTCTGTATGAAAATCAGTTTTTGAACTGGAATTCCTATCGCTATACTCCTGTAGATGATTCCTACGGTAAATTACTGGTTATCTGCCATACGAATTTTCTTTCTCAGATAGCTCCTTATATTAATTGGAAAAGGCAGAAAGGGATAGATACAGAGTTAGTTGAATTCAGCACTATCGGCACAACTGCCAATCAGCTTAAAACCTATATTCAAAATCGCTACAATGCAGATAATTCACTTACTTTTGTGCAACTTGTAGGAGATGCTCCTCAAATTCCAACTCTATCTTATTCTGGAGGAGGAAGTGATCCCGGTTTTTCTCTTGTAGCCGGTAGCGATAATTATCCGGATATCTTTATTGGCAGGTTTTCAGCACAAACAGCTGCAGAAGTTACAGCTCAGGTAAATAAGACCATTCTCTATGAAAGAGATTTAAATACCTCTGCTACCTGGCTTTCCAAAGCAATGGGAATTGCCTCTGCTGAAGGAAGTGGAGGTCAGGGTGATAATCAAGAAAGCGATATCACTCATACGAATCTGATTCGGACTGATCTTCTAAATTATGGCTATACCAGTGTTGATCAAATTTATGATCCGGGTGCTTCAGCTTCCACAGTAACTACCAATGTAAATAACGGGCGTGGTTTTATCAATTATGTAGGTCACGGTGCTGATACTTATTGGGTAACTACTAATTTTAACAATACTAATGCTTTAGCCCTTACTAATGGCAATAAAGTTCCTTTCATAATGGATGTTGCCTGTGTTAACGGTAATTTTGTAAGCCAGACCTGTTTTGCAGAGGCATGGATGAGAAATGCCAATGGAGGTGCTGTTGGCATTTATGCCAGTTCCATAAATCAATCCTGGGCTTCTCCTATGCGAGCTCAAGATGAAGTTACCGACTTACTAATTGCTGAAACCCATACTACTTTAGGTGGTTTGTATTATAACGGTTCTTGCAAAATGATGGATGTTTATAGTTCTGATGGGGTAAATATGTTCAGGACATGGCATATTTTCGGAGACGCCTCTTTGCAAATTCGTTCTAAGACACCAATAGCTATGGCAGTTAGCTATCCTTCTACTATAGGAATTGGAACAAATAGTGTTTCTGTCTCTACAGGAGTGGCAGGTGCTTTGGTAGCATTAACTTATAATAATACTATTTACGGCAAAGCATTTACCAACAGCAATGGCATAGCAACGGTAAATATTACAAATCCCCCAACTGGAGAAATGGCTTATACATTAACGGTTACAGCTTTTAATAGAGTAACTTATACAGGAACATTGTCCCAAATAAATACTGCTACACCATCCCAACCTCGTTTTGTAGCAGAATGGGAACCTGCCAAAGGTTCAATAATTCGTTATCCTGTAGGTTTGCCTTATACAATGATAGCTGATTTATCTAATAATGGTCTTTTGTATGTGGTTGTATCCAGTTCCTCACAGGCAACTTGCAATTCAGCATTTTCTACTAATGGCATTAATATGGCTAATGTGCGTTATATAATTACGAATAATGATTCTTATTGGATTAGAGATTACGGTCCCTGGACAATTATGGACGGAGATAATAATCTTCAACTGATAGATTTTACCTATAATCGTCAGCGACCCAATGATGATCTTGTTCCTACAGCGGTAGCTAATTTTCTGGGTGTAACTTTGTATAAGATGAATATTACTCATACCGGTGGTAATATAATGACCGATGGACAGGGAAAGGCAATAAGTACTAATCTGGTTTTAACAGAAAATGCTTCTCTCAGTCAAGATGCTATAAATACAATGTTTAGTAACTATCTGGGAGTTTCTGATTATCAATTGTATCCTGATCCCAATAATAATTATATAAATCATATTGACTGCTGGGCAAAACTATTGGATGTAGATAAAGTTATTATTCGCAGTGTGCCGACAAACCATTCTCAATATAGTGCTATTGAAGCAGTTGTAGCTCAATGGCAAACAAAACTTTCCAGCTATGGCACTCCCTATAAAATTTACAGAGTTTCCACTCCTAATGATGAGCCCTATACGAATTCCTTTATTTTTAATAAACATATTTATGTCCCTCAAATGGGTGCAGCCAGCGATGCTGCAGCTCTTCTTGCTTATCAAAATGCAATGCCTGGTTATACTGTAACAGGTTATTCATACAGCGATTTTGAATCCACCGATGCCATTCACTGCAGAGTTAATACTATTTTTGACAATCAGATGATTTCCGTTAAGCACCTTCCTCCAGTTCCTTCTTCGGTTTTACAAACTCTTACTTTTAATGTGAATATCGCCCATACTAATGCTCTGAACCAAAGTGGAACATACATTTCCTGGAAAACAGGAAAAAACGGAATTTGGCAAAACAGCTCCCTGAGCTTACAAAGCAACGGAAATTGGTTAACTAACCTGACGGCTCCAGTTATTGGAGACACTCTTTTTTATTGGATATCGGCAACGGATGTTAGCAATCGCAATGTAACCTTACCTCTTTGTGCCTCGCAAGACCCTTTTATGCTTGTTGGAGCTTATGTTCCTTCTCTCAGTGAACCGCAAGTGCAATTACAAATTCAAGGTTCAGATGTTAGAATATCCTGGAATGTTGTTCCTTACGCCAATAACTATGTTATTTATGCTGCGGACACACCTCAAGGTTCTTTTCTGCCTGTTGGTTCAACTTCTGAAACTTATTGGGAGACCTCTTTAATTGCGGAGAAGAAGTTCTTTAAGATTATAGCTCAGCGCGTTGTAAGATAA
- a CDS encoding 30S ribosomal protein S1 yields the protein MLIHDQNTVQPESKETENTNPEVETVLSVGDDQMSKSTIEDETKEEEPSIAIPEEMLSEKSETEVSEQKEPAEQAPEEKTTKPVKELTQEEKEHEAMLSMYEESFSSFKKGEIIEGTVVDISDKDVRIDIGFKSEGVIPISEFAYTGVPELNSVIKVFINEIENGEGKLLLSKKKADYQINIERIKKAYTDKSSLSGIIRRRVKGGMIVDILGIEAFLPGSQMSLKPIPNLDQFIGKELLFKVVTIDEEHRNIILSRRLVLEEEAEQKRQELLRKIQIDSELDGEVKNITQYGAFIDLGGIDGLLHLTDMSWGKLNHPSEMLQIGDKVKVKVINFDPESNRISLGMKQLVPHPWENIEIKYPEGSRITGKVVNIKPFGAFVELEPGVEGLVHISEMSWTKKITDAHNFLKIGDTINAIVLDIDKENKRISLGMKQMEPNPWLTIEDRYPIGTVLKRRIKSLTNFGAFVEIEEGIDGLIHISDMSWTKRIYHPREVFKRNQEVEAIVLVIDRAQHRVALGVKQLVPDPWETLDQFLPVNTEVKGKVSKLIPKGILVDIPVNDEIVEGFVPVSHLAIPKLEHSEDAFHNGEELPLKVIELDMENRRLILSVKAFFFSRDPKLQEEYIALHEQYIREKVTRQLKKRQEKEPREKKINAKKEQEKTAIPEEQEITSEIVESKPETDTETITITVNEEFTPAPEKMETEERQINPEPQQEPENSENIIPETTVSDASEAPMTEEIQQEELPETEETIVMPEETVEPENTEEEKLDKETPEQTETLEIPVETAEETEETEVTMPVTEEPTPETKETVSQAEEIQTEAEETTPESEEEDKTKE from the coding sequence ATGTTAATACATGATCAAAACACAGTCCAGCCAGAAAGCAAAGAAACGGAAAATACGAACCCCGAAGTGGAAACTGTTTTGAGCGTTGGTGATGACCAAATGTCAAAATCTACAATTGAGGATGAGACCAAAGAAGAAGAGCCCTCAATTGCCATTCCCGAAGAAATGTTAAGTGAGAAGTCCGAGACGGAAGTTTCGGAACAAAAGGAACCTGCAGAACAAGCTCCGGAGGAAAAAACTACAAAGCCCGTGAAGGAACTTACTCAGGAAGAGAAAGAACACGAAGCAATGCTTTCTATGTATGAAGAATCGTTTTCCAGTTTTAAGAAAGGCGAAATTATTGAGGGCACGGTGGTGGACATTTCCGATAAAGATGTTCGCATAGACATCGGGTTTAAATCTGAAGGTGTGATACCAATTTCCGAATTTGCTTACACCGGAGTTCCGGAATTGAATTCTGTGATTAAGGTGTTTATCAATGAGATTGAAAATGGCGAAGGCAAATTGCTGCTTTCCAAAAAGAAAGCTGATTATCAGATTAATATTGAACGCATCAAAAAGGCATATACGGATAAAAGTTCATTAAGCGGAATTATCCGGAGGCGTGTGAAAGGTGGAATGATTGTAGATATTTTAGGAATAGAGGCATTTTTACCTGGTTCGCAGATGTCCTTAAAACCAATTCCCAATCTGGATCAATTTATCGGGAAGGAATTATTATTCAAAGTAGTGACTATTGATGAAGAACATCGCAATATAATTCTATCCCGCCGTTTGGTTTTGGAAGAAGAAGCAGAACAGAAAAGGCAGGAATTATTAAGAAAAATTCAGATAGATTCTGAATTGGACGGAGAAGTAAAAAATATTACTCAATATGGTGCTTTTATAGATTTAGGTGGGATTGACGGTCTCTTGCATCTAACGGATATGAGTTGGGGGAAACTAAATCATCCTTCTGAAATGCTCCAAATTGGCGATAAAGTAAAAGTGAAAGTGATAAATTTTGATCCTGAATCCAATAGAATTTCCCTCGGGATGAAACAATTGGTTCCTCATCCCTGGGAAAATATAGAAATCAAGTATCCGGAAGGCAGCAGAATAACCGGTAAAGTTGTAAATATAAAACCCTTTGGTGCTTTTGTAGAATTGGAACCCGGAGTGGAAGGTTTAGTGCATATTTCCGAAATGAGCTGGACGAAAAAGATTACCGATGCTCATAATTTCCTGAAAATCGGTGATACCATCAATGCCATTGTTCTGGATATAGATAAAGAAAATAAACGCATCTCCTTAGGTATGAAACAGATGGAACCCAATCCCTGGCTTACGATTGAAGACCGCTATCCGATTGGAACTGTTCTTAAACGCAGAATAAAAAGCTTAACTAACTTTGGTGCCTTTGTAGAAATTGAAGAAGGAATAGACGGTTTGATTCACATCTCTGATATGAGCTGGACAAAACGCATCTATCATCCGCGGGAAGTGTTTAAAAGAAATCAGGAAGTGGAAGCAATTGTTCTTGTTATAGATAGAGCACAGCATAGAGTTGCCTTAGGGGTAAAACAGCTGGTTCCGGATCCTTGGGAGACATTGGATCAATTTCTACCGGTAAATACTGAAGTAAAAGGGAAAGTAAGTAAATTGATACCCAAAGGTATATTAGTAGATATACCTGTAAATGATGAAATTGTTGAAGGTTTTGTGCCTGTATCTCATTTGGCGATTCCCAAGCTGGAACATAGCGAAGATGCTTTTCATAACGGTGAAGAATTACCCTTAAAAGTGATAGAACTGGATATGGAAAACCGGCGTTTAATCCTTTCCGTTAAAGCTTTCTTCTTTTCTCGCGATCCTAAACTGCAGGAAGAATATATCGCTCTGCATGAACAATATATACGGGAAAAAGTTACTCGTCAATTAAAGAAAAGACAGGAAAAAGAACCTCGCGAAAAGAAAATAAACGCTAAGAAAGAACAGGAGAAAACAGCTATTCCTGAAGAACAGGAAATAACTTCTGAAATTGTGGAATCTAAACCTGAAACCGATACCGAGACAATCACCATAACAGTTAACGAAGAATTTACTCCGGCACCGGAAAAGATGGAAACGGAAGAAAGGCAAATTAATCCTGAACCACAGCAAGAACCGGAAAATAGCGAAAATATTATTCCTGAAACAACAGTATCTGATGCCTCTGAAGCTCCTATGACAGAAGAAATTCAGCAAGAAGAACTTCCCGAAACAGAAGAAACAATTGTGATGCCTGAAGAAACCGTTGAACCGGAAAATACAGAGGAAGAAAAGCTGGACAAGGAAACACCGGAACAAACGGAAACATTGGAAATTCCTGTTGAGACAGCAGAAGAAACGGAAGAAACAGAAGTAACAATGCCTGTTACTGAAGAACCAACCCCTGAAACAAAAGAGACGGTTTCCCAAGCAGAAGAGATACAAACCGAAGCGGAAGAAACAACCCCTGAAAGTGAAGAAGAAGACAAAACCAAAGAATAA
- the ispH gene encoding 4-hydroxy-3-methylbut-2-enyl diphosphate reductase: MLPKRKIIVAIDGPAASGKSTTARELAKKLGYVYIDTGAMYRACALQAKREGISMKDNFALAAMMERIKIQIISAAEGNIILLNEEDVSQQIRTPDISAAASAISAIPCVRYKMVDLQRKLGKEGGVVLEGRDIGTFVFPQAEAKFYLIAAEEIRAERRYKELLAKGITTDFKAVLQDLQARDAADANRALAPLKPAEDAILIDTSKLTIEEQVQKLYEITCGIIDRLGNDNADSKPEDNKVEIRLAPFSGFCFGVRRAIQLAQSAKISDKPVYTLGELIHNPGIIKDLEKQGIHTVYNASEIKNSTVIIRSHGITQEEYKELQENNNEIIDATCPYVNRTHTIMQKMADEGYPVLILGDKQHPEVKGMISFGNTKLYIINEDEPLPEIEPKRLAIMAQTTQRIEKFRELVCKLLPKVDELRVFNTICLATTQRQKATEELSQASEVMFVIGGLNSSNTRALAKLSSLYCPTYHIEDEKQLAEIDISSYKKIGITAGASTPEEMIIEVYNVLLKKSGDFNTVSAIEEIPMFKEESC; encoded by the coding sequence ATGTTGCCAAAGCGAAAGATTATTGTTGCTATAGATGGACCTGCTGCTTCCGGAAAAAGCACAACAGCCAGAGAACTGGCTAAAAAATTGGGCTATGTGTATATTGATACAGGAGCAATGTATCGGGCTTGTGCATTACAGGCAAAAAGGGAAGGCATTTCTATGAAGGATAATTTTGCTCTGGCAGCAATGATGGAACGCATCAAAATACAAATAATATCTGCAGCGGAAGGCAACATTATTCTTCTAAATGAAGAAGATGTTAGCCAACAAATTCGCACTCCTGATATATCTGCTGCCGCTTCCGCTATTTCTGCAATTCCCTGTGTTAGATATAAAATGGTGGATTTGCAACGCAAGCTTGGTAAAGAGGGAGGAGTTGTTTTAGAAGGAAGAGATATAGGCACTTTTGTTTTTCCGCAAGCAGAAGCAAAATTTTATCTGATAGCAGCTGAGGAAATTAGAGCTGAACGCAGGTATAAAGAGCTCTTGGCAAAAGGCATAACAACTGATTTTAAGGCAGTGTTACAGGATTTACAAGCTCGCGATGCTGCAGATGCCAACAGGGCTCTTGCTCCCTTAAAACCTGCGGAAGATGCTATTTTAATAGATACAAGCAAGTTAACTATTGAAGAACAAGTGCAAAAACTTTATGAAATAACCTGCGGAATTATTGACAGGTTAGGAAATGATAATGCAGATAGTAAACCCGAGGATAATAAAGTAGAGATTCGTTTAGCTCCTTTTTCCGGTTTCTGTTTTGGCGTGCGAAGGGCAATTCAATTGGCGCAGAGCGCAAAAATATCCGATAAACCGGTTTATACTTTAGGCGAATTGATTCATAATCCCGGTATCATTAAAGACCTGGAAAAACAGGGTATTCACACAGTTTATAACGCTTCCGAGATAAAAAACAGCACGGTTATAATTCGTTCGCACGGAATAACGCAAGAAGAATATAAAGAACTGCAAGAAAACAATAACGAAATTATAGATGCTACCTGTCCTTATGTAAATAGAACCCACACAATAATGCAAAAAATGGCTGACGAGGGTTATCCGGTTTTGATTTTGGGGGATAAACAACATCCGGAAGTGAAAGGAATGATATCTTTTGGGAATACTAAATTATATATCATCAATGAAGATGAACCTCTTCCGGAAATAGAGCCAAAGCGTTTGGCGATAATGGCGCAGACCACGCAAAGGATAGAAAAGTTTAGGGAATTGGTATGTAAATTGCTCCCAAAGGTTGATGAGCTAAGAGTTTTTAATACTATCTGTTTAGCTACAACACAAAGGCAAAAAGCTACAGAAGAACTGTCTCAAGCCAGTGAAGTAATGTTTGTTATCGGGGGATTGAATAGTTCCAATACGCGTGCCTTGGCAAAGCTAAGTTCTTTGTATTGTCCTACCTATCATATTGAGGACGAAAAGCAGCTGGCGGAGATAGATATTTCGTCCTATAAAAAAATTGGTATAACTGCCGGAGCATCTACTCCGGAAGAGATGATAATTGAAGTTTATAATGTATTATTAAAAAAAAGCGGGGATTTTAACACTGTAAGTGCAATTGAAGAAATCCCTATGTTTAAGGAGGAATCATGTTAA
- a CDS encoding FlgD immunoglobulin-like domain containing protein, with the protein MSNSKYTKAKMHSIKRVVILALLALVATNLFCYNSGDYRTKWSGNFEDISLWECYNGLGWINATQLPSSPFANTLYINTQNIAMHTSMIIKGGLVITGTLQLYSGIEVTINKDANCEIGAIQIYSASKLINNSEIKTANANSSITVMDGGTLENNGLFSASTANQTCQVTVNSNGKINFGSQGSITGKSSFKANYGSTIATSNPQGLDGSLSCSGTISYNSPYLIFNGSEPQITGIKLPEQVLGIDFNNPAGISLSKNIKLVNTALVHSGTTLSFGMFVIDEAWYGSGTFSMEDSSSIATANPDGFSSTGKTGSVQVGTRNYNSNGNYIFNGTVHQQTGNFNPTPTSYTVNDIIFDNPAGVTLTNPITVVSTMELLEGDINYEIIPQGIDGFYSPDVKKTVISKNGTLMYNFLSDLQPFQNNGEFIRLKWYLKGNFNGSKKVTFNWNEENDNYCNWSVHNFPKVYLSNSNEPLISIWNPAHPREISFIAHSFPNAKEDLYYYIGKGTDDTLPVTLSSLTATQIGSSTVKITWATQSETNIRGYYIYRSPQADLNTAINLNYLISATNSSQLQIYTYKDQVPANNIYYYWLEVVDYDGYNSFYGPSIVEVNDNGNQTPSTPVKAGFYSSSPNPFDSQTKIFYGIPSKSPVLMQVYNIKGQKIRTLVNETKDTGNFDLFWDGRDENGNLLANGNYILHLAAAGNSWTKKITILH; encoded by the coding sequence ATGTCTAACAGCAAATATACAAAAGCAAAGATGCACAGTATTAAACGGGTGGTGATTTTGGCACTTCTTGCCTTGGTTGCCACAAATTTATTCTGCTATAATTCAGGAGATTATCGCACTAAATGGAGCGGTAATTTTGAAGATATAAGTTTATGGGAGTGTTATAATGGTCTCGGTTGGATTAATGCCACCCAACTTCCCTCTTCACCTTTTGCCAATACACTCTATATAAACACTCAAAACATAGCTATGCATACTTCTATGATTATTAAGGGCGGCCTGGTTATAACCGGAACTTTACAATTATATTCTGGAATTGAAGTAACAATCAATAAAGATGCTAATTGCGAAATCGGAGCTATTCAAATATATAGCGCTTCAAAACTAATAAATAATAGTGAAATAAAAACCGCTAATGCCAATTCATCAATCACTGTAATGGATGGTGGAACTCTTGAAAACAATGGTCTTTTTTCTGCTTCCACTGCAAACCAAACTTGCCAGGTTACAGTAAATTCCAACGGCAAAATCAACTTTGGCAGTCAAGGTTCAATAACCGGGAAGAGTTCTTTTAAAGCAAATTACGGGAGCACTATAGCTACTTCTAATCCGCAAGGTTTGGATGGTTCTTTATCTTGTAGCGGAACAATTAGCTATAATAGTCCATACCTTATTTTCAATGGTTCAGAACCTCAAATAACCGGAATTAAGCTACCGGAACAGGTTTTAGGTATAGATTTCAATAATCCTGCCGGCATAAGCTTAAGCAAGAATATAAAACTTGTAAATACTGCTTTGGTTCATAGCGGAACCACTCTCTCTTTTGGTATGTTTGTTATTGATGAAGCATGGTATGGTTCAGGAACCTTTTCTATGGAAGATAGTTCTTCAATAGCTACAGCTAATCCCGACGGCTTTTCTTCAACCGGTAAAACCGGCAGTGTGCAAGTAGGCACAAGAAATTATAACAGCAACGGCAATTATATTTTTAACGGCACTGTTCATCAACAAACCGGGAATTTTAATCCTACACCCACTTCCTATACTGTAAATGATATTATTTTTGATAATCCCGCAGGGGTTACTTTAACCAATCCAATTACAGTTGTTTCTACTATGGAACTTCTGGAGGGAGATATCAATTATGAAATTATTCCTCAAGGTATAGATGGTTTTTATAGTCCCGATGTAAAGAAAACTGTTATTTCCAAAAACGGCACTCTGATGTATAATTTTTTGTCGGATTTACAACCCTTTCAGAATAATGGTGAGTTTATTAGGCTAAAATGGTATCTTAAAGGAAATTTCAACGGTTCTAAAAAAGTAACCTTTAACTGGAACGAAGAGAATGATAATTACTGCAACTGGAGTGTTCATAATTTCCCTAAAGTTTACCTATCAAACAGTAATGAACCGCTAATTTCTATTTGGAATCCTGCTCATCCCAGAGAGATTTCCTTTATTGCACATAGTTTTCCCAATGCCAAAGAAGATTTATATTACTATATAGGCAAAGGAACAGATGATACGCTACCGGTAACTTTAAGTTCATTAACTGCTACCCAAATTGGAAGTTCCACAGTTAAAATTACTTGGGCAACTCAATCTGAAACAAATATTAGAGGATATTATATTTACCGTTCCCCACAGGCAGATTTAAATACAGCCATAAACCTCAATTACCTTATTTCAGCAACGAATTCTTCCCAATTACAAATATACACTTATAAAGACCAGGTTCCTGCTAATAATATTTACTATTACTGGCTGGAAGTTGTTGATTACGATGGATATAATTCATTTTACGGACCGTCTATTGTAGAAGTAAATGATAATGGAAATCAAACACCTTCCACACCTGTTAAGGCAGGATTCTATTCATCTTCTCCCAATCCTTTTGATTCGCAAACTAAAATTTTCTATGGCATTCCCTCAAAATCCCCTGTTTTAATGCAAGTTTACAATATAAAGGGGCAAAAAATAAGAACCCTTGTGAATGAGACCAAGGATACAGGTAATTTTGATCTTTTCTGGGATGGTAGAGATGAAAATGGAAATTTGTTGGCCAATGGAAATTATATCTTACATCTTGCTGCTGCAGGAAATTCTTGGACAAAAAAAATTACTATCTTACACTAA